In Moorena sp. SIOASIH, the sequence CAGTCTTTTAAACTTAAATCTTGTCCCTCCAGAGTTTGGAGCGATCGCACAATCACATCTTGAGAAGCAGTGGAAATTTGCAAATAGTCCCTTTCAATCTCTACCAGTGTTCCGGGGGGTGTTTGAGAAACCTCGCTACTAATTTCTAAGTGGGTAATCAGGTAAAAATTTCCAGTTACATAAAGTTTGGGTAGTCCGAAGGGATTTGGATAAGCGCCAAAATCGAGAGAACGAATCAAAGCATCAATAGCTTGTGCAGTCCAGTTCCAGTCAACGACACAGCCAGGAGTTGGACGTTGCACCGCATTAAAGTAAAGGCGTTGTTCCCGATTCTGAGGCTGAGCTTCAATTCGGTCAAATGCTAAGGCATCAATGAGTTCGGGAAAGGACTCAAGTGCTGCATTATAGCATTTCATCTTCAATGTAAAAGCAGTTTCAGACTCTAATATTGGCAATTTTATTTGCTTGATAATATCACCTTCATCAATTCCCTGAGTCATCCAGTGCCACGTCAAGCCATGGACGGTTTCGCCATTAAAAATAGCCCAAGAAGTGGCATAAAGTCCTCCATACTTGGGAAGTAGGGCATTATGCAAATTAATCGCACCCCGAGATGGCAGATTCAAAATTTCTGCTGGCAATATTTTAAGATTATAAATACTAAAAAGATAGTCAAAAGGAACTTGACTTAAAAAGTCAACCAGGTTTTGATTAAAAGATATGGAAGGAATTTCTCGTTCCTTGGCCCAGTTATGAATCACCTGACCGGCTGCCACAATTCCAGTAATGGCATGACCACGCTCCAGCAATTTTTTTGCACAGGGGATGAGAAAATTTTCTTGTCCAATAAGAACACAGGTAAGCTGTTGGGTTTCACTGAGCAGAGGTAATTGAGAAACCTGTTGTTGAGGATTAGCAACTATTCCCTCTAGCAAGACTTGGAAATGACCTGCCATCCGCTCGATGGTAGTAGCGTCGAACAGATCACTGTTATATTTAAACAGGCAAGATAAGCCTGTTGGTTGCTCCTCTATCTCCAAAGCTAGGTCAAGCATTGCCATCCCTGTTTCCAACTGGCAATTGTCTATTCTTAAACCTTGTACTTCTACTACCTGACTTGGTAAATTTATCAGTTGGAATAACACCTGAAATATGGGAGTATGACTTAAGTCTCGCTCTGGTTGCAATTCTTCTACCAACTTCTCGAAGGGAATATCCTGGTGAGCATATGCTCCTAAAGCTACCTCGCGCACCTGAGCCAACAATTCTGAAAAAGTCAAGTTGCCCTTTACTTCAGTACCTAAGGCTAAGGTGTTTATAAAGACACCAATTAGTTGTTCTATTTCTATGGAATCGCGACCTGCTATCGGAGTTCCAACTATAATATCTTCCTCACCCGTATAGCGATAAAGTAATATTTGGAAAGCCGCTAACAAGGTCATAAACAGCGTCACCCCTGCCCTCAGACTCAGTTCCTTGAGAGAGTTACTCAGGTTTTGGGGTAACAATAAATTTTGCTTAGCTCCCTGGAAAGTTTGCACCGGCCTTCGCGGTCGATCTGTGGGTAACTCCAGCACTGGCAAACTGCCCCCTAATTGTTTTTTCCAATAGGCAAGCTGAGACTCTAACCTTTCCCCTTGCAGTCGCTGTCGCTGCCAAATGGCAAAGTCGGCATATTGAATCGGTAGTGGTGGAAGAGGTGATGACTTTCCAGTAGCAAAAGCTTCATAATGTACTGCGAGTTCTTTGAGCAAAACTCCCGCTGACCAACCATCAAAAATAATATGGTGTATCGTCAGGAGCAAGATATTTTCTTCCTCACTCAGTCGCAGTAACTTGGCTTGAATTAGGGGTAATTTAGATAAGTCGAATCTCTGTTGTGCTTCCTCAACGGCGATGCGTTCGACCTCTATTTCTTGTTCGTTGCTCGGTAAATGACTCAATTCTATGATTAGCAACTTTACAGTCAAACTGGGAGCGATCGCCTGTATTGGTTGGCCATCTACTGCGGGAAAACTGGTGCGAAACACTTCATGGCGACCCACGATTTCGTTAATCGCTCTTTCTAATGCCTCTACATTCAGCGAACCTGTGAGACGAATATTTGTAGGACGATTGTAAGCGGGATTTCCCGGTTCTAACCGATCTAATATCCACATCCGTTCCTCAGAAAAGGACAGAGGGATTGACTGTGGATTTTCTCTCGGAGTAATTGTCGATTGGTCGTTGGTATTTTTGAGCTTTTGCTTAAGTTTATGCTCTAGTAATTTCCGTTTAGCTGGTGAAAGTTTAGCAATTCGTTTATTAATGTCACTCATCATGATTAGGAAAAATATTTTTACTCAAACTATGAGATACACCGTAAGCATTCAGCTATCAGCCGTCAGTGGTCAGTGGTCAGTGGTCAGTGGTCAGTGGTCAGCGGTTAGCCGTTTGCCTTTGGCACCTCAAGTAGCGTGCCCGTAGCGCATAAGTTGATAGCTGATAGCACCTCAAGTAGCACCATCTGTAGCGCATTAGCTGATAGCTGATAGCTGACGGCTGAATGCTTACGATACACCCTGAAAAGTAGTTGTTAGCCTTTATTTCTCAAAGCCAGATTTTCCTGCAAAAGAGCAGTACATTCAGGCACACCCACTTGTTGTTTTAGTAATAATCCATCTTTTTCTTTCAGGGATTGCATGTACCGTTCAATTCCCTCTTGCGCCGTAAACAAACAAGGGGTACTGTAGTTCACCAGAGAAATCCCTGCATCCTTCAGTTCTGTCAGACTGCAAGCTGGAGATTTTCCTCCAGCTATTTGGTTAAAGACTAATGGTTTATCTACTTTAGTCTTTAAAGTTCTGATTACCTCTAAATCCTTGATACCATCAGCCAAGATTGCATCAGCACCCACTTCCGCAAATGCCTGAGCTCTTCTGATAATTTCATCGATTTCGCTGGCATCGGTTCGCGCCACTACAAATAACTCTTTTCGAGTTGCCAAAACTTTTTTGAGTTTATCGATAAACTCCTCTAAATCCATCAAGAGTTTACCATCAAAATGACCGCATCTTCTCGGTCGTTTTTGGTCTTCAATAATTACCCCTGCTGCCCCGATGCACTCCAACATAGTAACGACATGACAAGCCACTTCAGTATCGACATAGCCATCATCAATATCGACGAGAATATAGGCATGGGTAAGGACAGTTTTTATCCTTTGAACAAAAGCAATAATATCAGACCAGGCAATAAATCCAATATCTGGTAACCCATAAAAACTGGCCGCAAAACTAAAACCGCTGATAAATATACCGTCGTAATATTTGGCGGCGATTGAGGCGGAAAAAACATCGTAAACTCCTATAAAGGGAAAGATGTCTCTTTGTTTCAATTGTTCTTGTAAGCTCCTGGAGTTATTGGCTACCATTTTTATATATAAAAAAGCTAAATTAATAGTTAATATAAATAGTTAAAGTTTAATTATTTAATATTGATTAGTCAGCAGATTTTCGGCTTCTTCATCCGACAGAGACTCTAGTTGGTCTAACATGGCAGATATCTCGGTATCCTCAACTATTTTCGCCTGCTGTTCAGCAATTAAATCTGCCATTATCGCCAGAGTAGGTTCCTGAAAAAAGAAGATAAACGATAATTCAACCTTAGTGACTTTTCTGACCTGATTGACGATTCTTGTCGCCAAAATAGAATCTCCTCCTAATTGGAAGAAGTGGTCATAAATGCCAACCCGATCTACTCCTAAAATCTCCGACCAAATTTGTACCAACTCTGCTTGTATTGGCGTCTTTGGTGGAGCATAGTCTGCCCTTGGCATTGTCGGGTCGGAAGCAGTTAAGCCTAATTTTTGTGCTAAACCTATCCGTTGCCGTTTGCCAGTGGGGCCTTTGGGAATTTCATCGATAAAAACTACCACACGCGGAACTTTAAAATCAGCCAATCGAGTAGCAGCAAACTCTTTAATTTCTTGCTCTGTTACTGATGCTCCTTCCTGCAAGACCACCGCAACAGCCACATCTTCCCCTAATAAAGTATGGGGTGTGGCAAAAGTGACAACCTGCGCGATCGCTGGATGGTCTAAAAGCACTTCATCTACTTCTCGCGGGGAAATTTTCTCGCCCCCACGATTGATAATTTCTTTAATCCGACCTTTGAGGAAAAGATAGTTGTCCCGATCTAAATAACCCAGGTCTCCGGTGCGAAACCAGCCGTTGGTAAAAGCACTTTGGTTGGCATCAGGATTGTTGTGATAGCCACAAGTGACATTCTCACCCCGGATCACGACTTCTCCTACCTCACCAACTGGTAGTAAGTTGCCCTCTTCATCCATAATCGCGACTTCCGGTCCTGCAGCGACTCCCACCGAACCGGGTTTGCGGGTTTTAGGCGGCAGGGGATTACTGGCCATCTGATGGGAAGCTTCGGTCATGCCATAGGATTCGATCACCGGGGCGTTGAATTCTGCTTCTAAGGAAGCCATGAC encodes:
- a CDS encoding isocitrate lyase/PEP mutase family protein, with product MKQRDIFPFIGVYDVFSASIAAKYYDGIFISGFSFAASFYGLPDIGFIAWSDIIAFVQRIKTVLTHAYILVDIDDGYVDTEVACHVVTMLECIGAAGVIIEDQKRPRRCGHFDGKLLMDLEEFIDKLKKVLATRKELFVVARTDASEIDEIIRRAQAFAEVGADAILADGIKDLEVIRTLKTKVDKPLVFNQIAGGKSPACSLTELKDAGISLVNYSTPCLFTAQEGIERYMQSLKEKDGLLLKQQVGVPECTALLQENLALRNKG
- a CDS encoding AMP-binding protein; translation: MTIAKTGSGLNSSIYNLLEARAQKNPQDIAIVAAGQSALTYSRLFDAVTDVGSKLNAMGVGRNDRVAIALPNGPEMAVAFLAIASCATCAPLNPGYRQSEYDFYLSDLDAKALIFQSGVAEPALEVAQKRGIPLVELTPIPEAAGIFQLTGGDGKSPAMAGIAQPEDVALVLHTSGTTSRPKMVPLTGKNLCTSAQNIGVALNLVESDRCLNVMPLFHIHGLIGALLSSVSAGASVVCTPGFDGPKFFDWLVEFHPTWYSAVPTMHQGILARVTENRQIISQCPIRLIRSSSAPLPPQVMASLEAEFNAPVIESYGMTEASHQMASNPLPPKTRKPGSVGVAAGPEVAIMDEEGNLLPVGEVGEVVIRGENVTCGYHNNPDANQSAFTNGWFRTGDLGYLDRDNYLFLKGRIKEIINRGGEKISPREVDEVLLDHPAIAQVVTFATPHTLLGEDVAVAVVLQEGASVTEQEIKEFAATRLADFKVPRVVVFIDEIPKGPTGKRQRIGLAQKLGLTASDPTMPRADYAPPKTPIQAELVQIWSEILGVDRVGIYDHFFQLGGDSILATRIVNQVRKVTKVELSFIFFFQEPTLAIMADLIAEQQAKIVEDTEISAMLDQLESLSDEEAENLLTNQY